ACCGACCCGCTGCTGTCAGAAGCGTTCGACGAGAACGATTACAACGTCGTCGCTGACTTGTGCGCGCGGTTCTACTCGATTGTGCTCACCGACTGCGGCACCGGTATCGTGCACTCGGTGATGCGGGCCACCCTGCAACGGGCCGACTCGGTGGTCATCGTCTCCGGCGGTAGCGTCGACGAGGCACGACTCGCCTCCGAGACCCTCACCTGGCTCGAAGCCAACGGGTACGGCGAACTGGTGCGGAACGCTATCGTCGCCCTGAATACGGCGACCCAGGGAACGAACCTGGTGAAGCTCGACGAAATTGAAGCGCACTTCCGGTCCCGGGTCCGCGACACCGTGCGGATCCCGTACGACCCGCAACTGGCCGCAGGTTCGGTCGTGAACTACAAGGAACTGAAACAGATCACCAAAGACGCCGCCCGCGAGCTGGCCGCGCTCGTCGTCGACGGGCTGCCCGCGCGCCGCGGCGCCTGACGGCGACGAACGAAAGCTGGAACCACCCCATGACTGTGCGCGAAATCCGCGTCTTCGGAGACCCCGTGCTCCGCTCACCCTCCGACCCGGTCCGTCCCGGTGACCCGCGAGTCGCTGCCCTCGTGACCGACCTTCTGGACACGGTGCGGCTGCCCGGTCGAGCCGGCGTCGCCGCCTGCCAGATCGGTGTCGGCCTGCGCGCATTCAGCTACAACATCGACGGCGAGGTCGGGTACCTGCTCAACCCCGTGCTGGCCGAGGTGTCGGGGGAGCCCACCCTGATCGATGAGGGCTGCCTGTCGGTGCCCGGCTTCTACTTCTCCCGGAGGCGGTACCCGTTCGCCCGGGCCACCGGAGTGGACCTCGACGGCAAGCCGGTCGAGGTGTCCGGTGAAGGCCTGATGGCCCAAATGCTGCAGCACGAGATCGACCACCTCGATGGGCACCTGTTCATCGAGGGCCTCGAGGGCGACACCAAGCGCGAGGCCATGCGGGCGATCCGCCAGGCCCCCTGGTACTGAGCCCGCTCGTAACCCACCGAACCTGCCGAGATCTCGCTTAACCGTTGATCGAGCCTGCCGAGATCTCGGCA
The Diaminobutyricimonas sp. LJ205 genome window above contains:
- a CDS encoding peptide deformylase, whose amino-acid sequence is MTVREIRVFGDPVLRSPSDPVRPGDPRVAALVTDLLDTVRLPGRAGVAACQIGVGLRAFSYNIDGEVGYLLNPVLAEVSGEPTLIDEGCLSVPGFYFSRRRYPFARATGVDLDGKPVEVSGEGLMAQMLQHEIDHLDGHLFIEGLEGDTKREAMRAIRQAPWY